The Aphis gossypii isolate Hap1 chromosome 3, ASM2018417v2, whole genome shotgun sequence genome includes a region encoding these proteins:
- the LOC114119983 gene encoding uncharacterized protein ZK1073.1 isoform X2: MSDSQKFLVKTERSGNVYVHVQGDLTQQDKRAIFLTVHDLGCNHISFENFVNQPCMSEIKDRSIFIHIDVPGHEDNADTLPDSFQFPSLQVLGEDLVAVLDTLHIRYVIGLGEGAGANVVARFGLAHPSRVLGLILINCTGSATSVKENFKSKFVNWKGKSTVSQSAMDYLIFHKFGHQLMNETNPDKELVINEFVKRLQGTINSKNLKQYVNAFLNRKDLMLKDYKQDILLVTGVLGSYANVVEKLHRDLNKHKATLLKIERAGDVLAEAPAKMAQSILLFCKGQGLLTSVTLPGIERQRTFSGSSSDGERPRRSLSRGMSMEDYDRPNIRRLSISVNENLPSPK, encoded by the exons ATGAGCGACTCACAA AAATTCCTCGTCAAGACAGAGAGAAGTGGCAATGTCTACGTTCACGTCCAG ggaGATCTTACCCAGCAGGACAAGAGAGCAATATTTCTCACTGTTCATGACCTGGGATGCAATC aCATATCCTTTGAGAACTTCGTCAACCAGCCATGTATGAGTGAAATTAAAGACCgatcaatatttattcatattgacGTGCCTGGCCATGAGGATAACGCTGATACTCTACCCGACtc ttttcagTTTCCGTCATTGCAAGTGCTAGGAGAAGATTTAGTGGCTGTTTTGGATACTTTGCACATTCGTTATGTTATTGGATTAGGAGAAGGAGCCGGTGCCAATGTAGTAGCTAGGTTTGGTTTGGCACATCCTTCACGAGTTTTGGGGTTGATACTCATAAATTGTACTGGATCGGCTACATCAGTGAAggaaaatttcaaatcaaaa TTCGTAAACTGGAAAGGAAAATCGACTGTGAGTCAATCAGCGatggattatttaattttccacaAATTTGGACat CAACTTATGAATGAAACAAACCCGGACAAAGAGTTGGTCATTAATGAGTTTGTAAAACGTCTTCAAGGCACTATAAACTCAAAAAATCTCAAACAATACGTAAACGCATTTCTTAA ccgAAAGGATCTTATGCTTAAAGATTACAAACAAGACATATTATTGGTAACTGGAGTTTTGGGCTCTTACGCTAATGTTGTCGAAAAGTTACATCGCGATTTGAACAAACACAAGGctacattattgaaaattgaaaggGCTGGAGATGTTTTAGCAGAAGCA CCAGCAAAAATGGCACAAAGCATCCTGTTATTCTGCAAGGGACAAGGCCTACTTACATCAGTCACGTTGCCAGGTATCGAGAGACAGCGCACATTCTCAGGCAGTTCATCGGATGGCGAGCGTCCGAGGCGCAGTTTGTCAAGGGGTATGAGTATGGAAGACTACGATCGACCAAACATTCGACGACTATCCATATCCGTTAACGAAAACCTACCGTCTCCCAAATAA
- the LOC114119983 gene encoding uncharacterized protein ZK1073.1 isoform X1 → MSFDDRRLSEARRGSISSYINKKKFLVKTERSGNVYVHVQGDLTQQDKRAIFLTVHDLGCNHISFENFVNQPCMSEIKDRSIFIHIDVPGHEDNADTLPDSFQFPSLQVLGEDLVAVLDTLHIRYVIGLGEGAGANVVARFGLAHPSRVLGLILINCTGSATSVKENFKSKFVNWKGKSTVSQSAMDYLIFHKFGHQLMNETNPDKELVINEFVKRLQGTINSKNLKQYVNAFLNRKDLMLKDYKQDILLVTGVLGSYANVVEKLHRDLNKHKATLLKIERAGDVLAEAPAKMAQSILLFCKGQGLLTSVTLPGIERQRTFSGSSSDGERPRRSLSRGMSMEDYDRPNIRRLSISVNENLPSPK, encoded by the exons AAATTCCTCGTCAAGACAGAGAGAAGTGGCAATGTCTACGTTCACGTCCAG ggaGATCTTACCCAGCAGGACAAGAGAGCAATATTTCTCACTGTTCATGACCTGGGATGCAATC aCATATCCTTTGAGAACTTCGTCAACCAGCCATGTATGAGTGAAATTAAAGACCgatcaatatttattcatattgacGTGCCTGGCCATGAGGATAACGCTGATACTCTACCCGACtc ttttcagTTTCCGTCATTGCAAGTGCTAGGAGAAGATTTAGTGGCTGTTTTGGATACTTTGCACATTCGTTATGTTATTGGATTAGGAGAAGGAGCCGGTGCCAATGTAGTAGCTAGGTTTGGTTTGGCACATCCTTCACGAGTTTTGGGGTTGATACTCATAAATTGTACTGGATCGGCTACATCAGTGAAggaaaatttcaaatcaaaa TTCGTAAACTGGAAAGGAAAATCGACTGTGAGTCAATCAGCGatggattatttaattttccacaAATTTGGACat CAACTTATGAATGAAACAAACCCGGACAAAGAGTTGGTCATTAATGAGTTTGTAAAACGTCTTCAAGGCACTATAAACTCAAAAAATCTCAAACAATACGTAAACGCATTTCTTAA ccgAAAGGATCTTATGCTTAAAGATTACAAACAAGACATATTATTGGTAACTGGAGTTTTGGGCTCTTACGCTAATGTTGTCGAAAAGTTACATCGCGATTTGAACAAACACAAGGctacattattgaaaattgaaaggGCTGGAGATGTTTTAGCAGAAGCA CCAGCAAAAATGGCACAAAGCATCCTGTTATTCTGCAAGGGACAAGGCCTACTTACATCAGTCACGTTGCCAGGTATCGAGAGACAGCGCACATTCTCAGGCAGTTCATCGGATGGCGAGCGTCCGAGGCGCAGTTTGTCAAGGGGTATGAGTATGGAAGACTACGATCGACCAAACATTCGACGACTATCCATATCCGTTAACGAAAACCTACCGTCTCCCAAATAA